The Coffea arabica cultivar ET-39 chromosome 6e, Coffea Arabica ET-39 HiFi, whole genome shotgun sequence genome contains the following window.
TTTCTCGGCTGTTCTGGTGGAGCTGTTCTCCAACATCAACGTTGTCAGACCCGGATCCAAACGCGTCGCCGCGATTCTTTTCCAGATGGGGATTCGAGCAATTCGGGCAGGGTTCGCGTATCTGGTGATGTTGTCCGTGATTTCTTATAACGGAGGAATTTTCATCGCTGCTGTGGTGGGCCATGCGGTTGGATACGTGGCTTTCGGGAGTCCCGTATCCATCTTCAGAAAGGGTTCCGCTAATACTGGTAATTAAGTAAGTTAAACACGATGGATccttcgttcgttcgttcgtgaAGGCGGTGGAGTAGATTATCGGTCGGTCACTTGGCTGGTGATTCGCTTTAGCTGGGCTCTTACAAtattcttttattatttaatgTTTTACACACTCTTTTTTCACAGGGAGCTTGGGTTTTTGACCGTTTCGCACCTTTAAATtcaactgattttttttttttttttgagtagaACGGAAGTTAAATTATTATTCTTCCCCAGTCGGGCACCGGATGGATTGTAGTTGAAGATTTCTATCTACTGAAAACCCTACGAAACAATAAATTAAAATGTAGTATTAAATAGTACATGCGTTTTCCTAAATAATCTTATCATCTGACCAGGCATTAGTCAACATTTAATTATCTCTAGATTAGAAAGGCATAATAACACTGGCAAGAATCTTTGCAATTATGGACATCAGCCACCGTTGCTTTGATGTTACTAAATCTTTGCCATTATGTAGATGCGAAATACGGCAACATTGAGTACTACTAATTAATGAGAAAGTAAACTGAACGCCAATCATTAACTAACGTTGTACTTGTGTCTGAAGGGCATTCTGGTGCGCTATCAGTTTACGAGAACAAATCtatagggaaaaagaaaaaagaataaatagttGTAATTGTacttttgcatgcttatgtacTAGTATCTGGCAAACATTTATTATTTTCGGTCTGTAACTTGTGATCATCTGGTTAAGCACAGCCGAGGTttcaattcatttcatttagAGAGAATCGTGTATATCTATCTTAAATATGTTCGGAATGCATCTTGTCAATGTCTACAAGATGATTCATCGAAAATTCCAGCTAGCTTCCTCTTTGCCATCGCTGCCATCACTTCTTGGTGCTTCCTCACCTCCAGAATCACCACAATATTCAAGCTTCTGGATATCATACATGATGCAATTCTATCCGGGGTGGCCTAATCACCAAAGCCTCGGCGAATGTATATTCTCTatgtttcttgttttcttgcttgCCTTCACAACTGAGATTTGCTCCACCAGTAATGATCCCATCAGCATCAAGCAACAATGTCGACGACGACGCGACGTCAGGGGCTTGCTGCTTGACGCCGGTTTGCACGGACTGAGGATGTTCATGGCTTACTTGGTTATGATATCTGTAATTACCGGGGATTTTATGTTTCTCTTGGTTGCTCTCGCCGGCCACACTGCTGGATGCTTTTTCACCAAACTATTTGAATATCAGATTGAACAAACTATCGCGGAACCAAGATCCAAGCAAGCGAGCAAGCCTTTGGGTCACATAAACTCTGTtatgaatttttaatttttttttttttttgggtcatatGCATCAAACCTTCTTACTTTTACTCGTGTTCCAAATACAATCATcgtactcttgttttttttggTGTTGGGTTTGGGCTGTTGGGCATACATGCCTTGGATTAAAAGAGCAAAGGCTTTCCTCTGTTGCTTCTTGCGTTTTGACGCTGGACTTGGTATGGATATATCTCCTGATCTTGAAAACTCTTTTCTTTCTGGGCCTCTACACACTTCCCCATAAACCAAGCGGCCCACCTACGCTCTGTGAATGAATCCtctgtgtgtgtttgtgtgtgtataTAAAAGCAATAATATTTGTTGTTGAATGCCTTGCAACTTTGCAGATGCGACTTTAACAGTCTGCCTTGGATACCCTCAACAGTGCAATCCCAAGGGCACTATCAGCTGAAATTATTGGATCGTTTCGATGTCGATTGTTGTCCGTCATCTCCCACCAGTCCACAACGAGTCCTCCTCCCTCTGAAACACCGTGTCCACTCCACTCTCCAAACCATCATATTTGCAAGTAATACTATTTACAATAAAAGAAGATCTTTAATTTGGACCGATTGTGACCTCCTTCAAGCTTCAActactaggtttttttttttttttttggtgtctgTGTGTGGGTTATCATTAGCCATACGAAAGTTGATCCTCTGCACGACGCAAATCAAATCTTCCCAGAAACAACAAACCAAAGATAAAATCATAAAAACGAATTAGGAGCACAGAAGTACGTGGGTCAAAATACTTCGCCCTGGCCCTGGCTTGCTGGCCACATAGTAACTTGTACGTACTGGTGGTAGtggtagtagtagtattttttTTCACTATATCCTCCCGAAGCAACGCCTGAATTGAAATGTCTCGTAGAGTCGAGACAAAAAGACGAGATATTTCATTAATACGACAAAATCCATTGTCTCCTTTTCTTGTTCTATCATCGTTTATATCCCTCATCTTGTTTCTCTTTTGTTTCTGTCTTTGAAGTTCGAATACTAAATACTACTTCTTGTATCCAGATTACTACCCAATATTTTGGCGTGCAGAGGGTGTGCTTACTCGTTCCAAGTCTATTTAATCCGTATTGTTTCCCGGCTTGTATTTCCTACGTACCCTGTCCCTCAAACTAATAAGAAAGAAATGGACCGCGGGGATATGCCGATGCCGACGCCACCAAATTCGACCATGAGCACGAATGACAATATGACGAGTATGCAGATGAGCTTCTTCTGGGGCAAAGATGTGGTTGTTCTGTTCAGGGGATGGCCTGATAACAACCTCGGTATGTACATCTTGGCCCTCTTCTTCGTATTCTTTCTGGGATTTGCAGTTGAGGTGTTGTCGGCGTCTCCTCGGGTGCTCAAGACCACCGGAGTCTTTAGCAGCTTAAGTCAGGCGGGTGCTTACGCTATTCGTATGGCGCTGGCTTACTTGGTCATGCTCTCCGTCATGTCCTTCAACTTGGGGATCTTTATAGTGGCGGTGGCTGGTCATGGAGTTGGACATTTTCTGGTCAACTTCCGCAAACCTGCTGCCGCTCAGACGAACTCCCTAACACTAGATCCCAAAGTTTGATGCCTGCACACTGCTGCTACGGCGTTACCTAGGTCCTTGTGATATCTAGCTGTTCTAGCCAAAAATGCTTGTTTGTTCCTACCCTCTCCCCTTTCTTTTgtcaagttaaaaaaaaaaaaaaacacttaaaaaaaaagagtgtttTGCGGAACATTTTATTATACTCTCTTTTATTGAGCGACCGTACACTATTTTACAAgcttcaagtatgcaatttaaGAAAGCTATTATCTTAGTACAAAAAATTTGTAACGTAACCAACACAAAGACTCCTCTTTTTTTCTTAAGTTTGAGAAGAGACTCACATGACTAGTGGATGCTCATCATCTCCACAGCAAATCCCAAGTGCCAACTTGAGAGTTGAGGCTTACAGCTGAAGTACCCAACTATTATTAGCGTATAGATAGATGACGAGATTACCTCGTTAAAACCATTTCTTTGCGTCCTCAAAAAATCTCCAGCTGTCATGTGGGCCATTCCACGTCGACAGAGAGCTTTCACCTGAATAGGatttacgtccaacacttgcATTATGGATCCGTTGTCAGACCAAAGCTTGACCTGGAAGGAATGAGGAGATCATCCAGAGCGATCAAACTACAATTTAGAACACTAGTGCATCTTGTTCATACATCTGGGAAACCTGTTAACTTCTGAGACAAGCTCCCATTTTCAAGAAGCATGAAGCCACATTTAGATGCAACAGGTTCTGGAACAACTCAACCAGAGAATACACTGCCATGAGAGAACAACCGTTACTTCTAGATAACGTGAAAGCTACATGTCTACTAAGATAAAGTAGCAAGCAGATATAAGCACTACTGTTTCCCCTTGTATCTGAAAATTCTTTTCCCTCCTCATCATCTTGAGGATTAACATGCTTAAATTCTTCATATCATCAATAGAATATAATAATGCATCCAGACAGACAGGTTTGTGGAATGCACCAGGATATGATTTGTAGAACTGCCATGGGAGAGCAGTTTTAACCTTAGAGCTGTAAATTCTATTGTTCATTTCCTGCCAGCCAATAAGAGTAGATGATGGTGGCAAGGTTAACTTGCTTTGACTTTCCAGATTTCCCCTACCGCTAGTGATCTGAGCAGGGAAACCATCAAGTTTAGTGTCTGATTCCATGGAGGCATGAGATGATACTCGAGTCCTACTAGGTACTCGGACTTCATTTTGTTAGCCAAAACAGGAATATTTCTGATTATACATAATTTATTCAATAATATTTTCCAACTTCGTATAAAGCCAAGTCATTATTGTCATCTCATCGCCATGAATCCGGGTCATATGTCTGATCTTTACTTGGATGGAATTTGATTACTAAAATATTGTAGGTTCTGACAAGTCACAACTGCACTACATGTCTAATAATAATGATTTGACACTAATTGACCACAACTTTATGTTAGGAACTAGTACTACTATATGGAGCAATTCTTTAGCGATCGTTTATTTAGCCATTAGATTAGAATTGAGTATCTTTTTTTGTGGCCCTCCTATCCAGTTCTCTTCCAGGACTCACGGCTACGATTGAGAaaacattaatattaattaggAGCATCTAAAATTGTATGGGAACTAATCTCCGAGGCGGTTCTCAATTgcataataaaataatatatatatgctgCAGATTTGGTGTCAAAACTTATTACTATATATGAATGCAACCTAAACCGGCTGGTTGGTTGGTCAGTTGGTGAGCTACCGTTGAATTTGAATTGTGTCATAGCGTGCGGGGATGGTGCGAAATGGCCTTTTATATTCTTGAAGACTCTGAAAGCAACAACGTTAAATTGACCCGTCAGTGTTGAACGCAAATTGCAGAAGATAAACGCGAGCAAACTCAATTAATAATTACTCCATTATTTGTCCGGTCCTATCAATGCGTTTTTTGGAGCTCAGTCGCATTTCTTGCTTCATAGTACTAAAACCACATGAAAAAATGCCAAAGAAGAAGTAATCAGTTCAGATTACTTCTAATCTGCAGTTTCCAGTGATTGGTTGCGagagtgtgtgagagagagagagagaggagcaTTTTAGTTGCATATTACTGGCGTCCCAGTTCCGGCCGACCCAACACCCAACAATAATAATTCATTAAATGCCAAATGAATGAATGCTGGTCAGACTCAGCGGGAACCAATGTATACATTCATCTACCCAAAAACAACTTCAAGCAAGtttttgtgtttggattgcattttccgtgatttttcatgaaaaaattactgtagcgatttgatgtatgtgagggaaaaaggtaatagggaaatgtgataacggaaaacgacgtaatttttcgacggaaaccggcaatccaaacaaggcttcTTGTAGTAGCAGCAGTAGTGTACGTGTTGGTTTAATATAACTCAACTGGCGCTTCCGGACGAATACAACCGGATACTTACAACCAGGTTAAGGAACAAGAAAGGTTGGGAAGAGTTTGATTGAAGAGTCGGCACCTAAATGCATGCTTCCGCTGCACTGTTCGACAAAACTTCCAATTAAGATATCATCAACACGGGATTAATGTCTAATAAGTAACGATGATATCTATATGTCCTCCCAAGTTCAGTGCCTGATTGGTTGGTCAGTCAGGTATCATGAGATTTTTACTCAAAAACGCCCTTCTTTCACCTTCCTCTTAGCAAAGTTTGGAATTCAAACCAGAAAACCTCTGGGCTTGTTTGATTGCAATTTTTCAGGATTAGCCAACACTCTCCTCCGGATCACACCCTTTGTGGTCCTACACAACCACTTGACAACACTCTGCTCTGCTCTGGATGCGTTTGGCCAATTTTGAATCACCCAAcagatatatacatatatttctGACTCGACAGCAAGCAGGTTCCCAACCACACAATTATTTCCACTTAAGCAGAAGATGCAACGTCCCTCTTTCAGGGTTTCAAATTTTCTGAAttgtcatttttcttcaaaaaaaaaaatttaattttttttaaaatttacatACATACAATACATTTTGCTATAAAAACCTtagaaaataacaatccaaaccaACTCTAGAAAATAGcaacctttcttttctcttctttgccTTTCGTAACTTGACTACCGTATTTGCACATTCGCAAGTCGAATAAGAAGATTGAAAATACACCAGAAGAAAGGCCTGACTTCACAAGTTTGTCCGCAGCGGTTATGCTCGCTCTAGTATTGAACAAATGTTTTGCTTTAGGACCaaatattaataatatatatCGGCTACCGGGAGAAGAAAAATAGAGTAGTACTTGAGAGACGAGAACAAGAAGAGACGATCGCCAGAAGTCGCAATTCTATTGAATATACTACTATATAAAAAGAAAGTACCGGGAGTGAACATCAATCACCACCCCAGTACTGGGGGTGTGGAATTAAATCTGAACAAAGAGAGTTTCTCAGAGTCATCCACCAACAATAAATATAAAGATGCCATGCCACACCTATATCAACTCAACCATTGAGGGAAATTTGTAAAAGCCATCAGCCGCTCGCTGTAACCAACCAAAACGCGTTCAATGATATGATGTGCCCTACTGCTACTACTACTTTTGGACTTGAATTTGCAAACAACTACCAAAccgactttttttttatttattactaGTATTTagaagcagaagaagaagagaagagaagaggagCATCATTCATTCACTCCAACTCCAACGGAAGAACGAAAAGACCATCTCACACTGTCATCCACCGCTTTTCTGGGTACCTCGAGCTGGAGAGCAGCAGGCCAACATGAACAAAAAAGCTGCGGCATTCTTCTCCTTTCCATCTCACACTCACTCGACACTACTTTTTATTCATTCCTCTCTCCTAATCCTACTCACCAACCTCCTCCTTCATTAACCACTAAATCAAACTATgacccaccccccccccccccaaaataaTAGTAGTAAGTAGTATATCATAAATAATCATCACCTTcatcttttttctcctttctttcaAAGTATTTTCCTCTCCTATCCTAAAATCACCCCCCTATCCCATCCCACACTAACAactaacaaaacaaaacaaaacatatCCCCGTTTTTCCCATAAAAATGCCATGAATTGCAATGGTTCTGAAATTCCTATCAGTAAGACCACTCCTGAGGAAGT
Protein-coding sequences here:
- the LOC140009600 gene encoding copper transporter 4-like, whose protein sequence is MAIDALPIHHNTTAPPPPPPPPTNVHQHHPFSLFTHFYWGKDAEILFSGWPGHNSAMYALALLFVFFSAVLVELFSNINVVRPGSKRVAAILFQMGIRAIRAGFAYLVMLSVISYNGGIFIAAVVGHAVGYVAFGSPVSIFRKGSANTGHSGALSVYENKSIGKKKKE
- the LOC113695653 gene encoding copper transporter 6-like: MDRGDMPMPTPPNSTMSTNDNMTSMQMSFFWGKDVVVLFRGWPDNNLGMYILALFFVFFLGFAVEVLSASPRVLKTTGVFSSLSQAGAYAIRMALAYLVMLSVMSFNLGIFIVAVAGHGVGHFLVNFRKPAAAQTNSLTLDPKV